In one window of Primulina tabacum isolate GXHZ01 chromosome 8, ASM2559414v2, whole genome shotgun sequence DNA:
- the LOC142552919 gene encoding sister chromatid cohesion protein PDS5 homolog B isoform X1, with amino-acid sequence MANGAEEKDNKAREVITKIGKQLAASKTRPTKDSLVKLLKEATTTFPELKQSESLKSVVKPLSDSLIGHGLLHHKDKDVKLLVGICLCEIVRVIAPNPEFSDAVFRDIFILILSLFGELDDIASPYFSRRLKLLETVAKLQFFVLMLDTGCEDLVLKLFKTFFNVVREDHPQSLINSMSSIITSILEEKVKDTHSDPLNLEANITQSLVDVILQHLIKVGKGVASASFALAVSVLENCDGKLERYLCQFLTSCIFNRDAAGSVVKEFYHEIIFQMFQIAPQMLLSVIPNLTHELLTDQVDVRIKAVNLIRKLLSMPGNHIAREYRLVFIELLNRFSDKSAEVRLAAISCAKSLCLTNPSGSESLEVLSAIHGRLLDHDEKVRSEAVKVTCDLAKTNLNLVSSDLISGASERLRDKKISVRRTALQKLVELYQEYCTRCAAGITFLNEHIEQIPCKVLMLCFEKDCPEFRPQSLELVLADLFPTSLSTEERTKHWILMFSIFNPHHVKALKIILHQKRRLQDWLQDYLDLWCKTEVVALEGNGSENAERTLEALVLKMSACFCDPVEAKDYFKELTDKGTTIGFQQIFRKEVALDCQTNMDEYLRELGKQNLSSEFFLILSTKASFNIFNTKHVQYILDRLSSDEAENKRLKDYSVQLLLTIIGAFPSLLRGSEKQFQILLSEKVIPFNEELIEIFTKEGAQLSFKLSDMYTPLAKLCLEATRAQSKLAVSAIAALADMSEQFVLSELCKMLVDSLCNGQNAPTVLQSLGCVAQHFVSAFEAQEKLITQYIVEEIFQQNDALASKDHVLFHETSESCSSCKLKVFGLKTLVRSFLPHKRTTPSRSISFLMDIIHRMLQKDVCSDCTIPCKYDESHIRLAAAKSVIRLSRKWELHISPQIFRLTVLTSKDKSPWVRGSFVNKLHKLLRNQSLPSRYACAFSFAAVDSLKDLRYDARKYLEEYIRNCSKGDQIHETMNMKEAANDPLYLAVFLIHILAHDTDFPAPDCQDEDIYAKFLSPLFITLQAVVNVNIVHSNSCHSSNVSSFLRSIFHAIKKAEDAVDGQMTPKLHLLSDVGISILNSLNNNYARGPHTTGLILLPSSLYKSGPAKTREANIYPSNGYRADAHFIKKLVSSLKNEVLRLGSDAHPGQQIHKNSVWTECKINAKSGNTDDLKLNKIKYHFDGPHTGNKELFETSYQEVDASQKVNQISSPRGFTGLHNKFAVENGNFKDIQKNVDAKLSFSCGSEASRSLLAQKEAYTGSQSKEDTITRCSSVCAEPSNLLRATDHMNHRSSKIIKSSRDAFVVKHLKVCPPSEICYHSSIMDDLDSINGIDQHLDDIPSSSCDHGSDFSANDQRINLGAFGYESIEGSLPKNRDFCIGLPQAAKREKRCEDAMDVSTSEVINKSSDAIVPRRTRRRKD; translated from the exons ATGGCGAACGGAGCCGAGGAGAAGGACAACAAGGCGCGTGAGGTGATAACAAAGATAGGCAAACAACTCGCGGCCTCGAAGACCCGCCCCACCAAAGATTCCCTTGTCAAATTACTCAAA GAAGCTACAACTACCTTCCCGGAATTAAAACAGTCAGAATCACTAAAATCGGTAGTTAAGCCATTGAGTGATTCTCTCATTGGGCATGGCCTACTCCACCACAAGGATAAAGATGTTAAGCTGCTGGTTGGCATCTGTCTATGTGAAATTGTAAGGGTAATTGCGCCAAATCCTGAATTTAGCGATGCAGTTTTTAGG GACATATTTATACTTATTTTAAGTTTGTTCGGCGAGCTTGACGATATTGCAAGCCCATATTTCTCTAGGAGGTTGAAATTACTAGAGACAGTTGCTAAATTGCAGTTTTTTGTGCTGATGCTAGACACTGGATGTGAAGATTtagttttgaaattgttcaaaacttTCTTCAATGTTGTGAG ggAAGATCATCCTCAAAGTTTGATCAATTCAATGTCATCTATCATTACAAGCATATTGGAGGAGAAAGTAAAGGACACACATTCAGATCCTCTTAATCTTGAAGCAAATATAACTCAGTCACTCGTAGATGTGATTTTGCAGCATCTCATTAAAGTGGGAAAG GGTGTAGCTTCTGCTTCATTTGCACTGGCTGTTTCTGTTTTGGAAAATTGTGACGGAAAGCTGGAGCGTTATTTATGCCAGTTCCTAACTTCATGTATATTCAATAGAGATGCAGCTGGGAGTGTTGTTAAAGAATTTTACCatgaaattatatttcaaatgtTCCAAATTGCTCCTCAAATGCTTCTGTCTGTCATACCTAATTTGACCCATGAATTACTG ACCGATCAAGTTGATGTCAGAATCAAAGCTGTTAATTTAATTAGAAAGCTCTTATCAATGCCTGGGAACCACATTGCGAGGGAATATCGCCTTGTTTTCATTGAGCTTTTGAATAGATTCTCTGACAAATCAGCCGAAGTGAGACTTGCAGCTATTTCATGTGCAAAATCCCTTTGCCTGACCAATCCATCAGGGAGTGAATCTCTTGAAGTTCTCT CTGCTATTCATGGTCGACTGCTAGATCATGACGAGAAAGTGAGATCAGAAGCAGTAAAAGTGACGTGTGATCTAGCGAAGACTAACCTAAATTTGGTGTCCTCGGATTTAATATCTGGAGCATCTGAAAGACTTCGAGATAAGAAG ATATCAGTTAGAAGGACCGCATTGCAGAAGTTGGTAGAACTATATCAGGAGTACTGCACAAGGTGTGCAGCAGGGATCACTTTTCTCAATGAACACATTGAACAAATTCCTTGCAAAGTTTTAATGCTTTGTTTTGAAAAAGATTGTCCGGAGTTTAG GCCTCAAAGCCTTGAACTAGTCCTAGCAGATCTGTTTCCTACTTCCCTTTCAACCGAGGAAAGGACAAAGCATTGGATATTAATGTTCTCAATCTTCAATCCTCATCATGTTAAAGCATTGAAAATCATTCTACACCAAAAAAGAAG GTTACAAGATTGGCTGCAGGATTACCTGGATTTGTGGTGTAAAACAGAG GTTGTCGCGTTGGAGGGTAATGGTTCTGAGAATGCAGAAAGAACACTTGAGGCATTGGTTTTGAAAATGTCTGCGTGCTTCTGTGATCCTGTCGAAGCAAAAGATTACTTTAAGGAATTGACTGACAAAGGAACAACCATTGGGTTCCAGCAGATATTTAGAAAAGAAGTTGCTCTTGATTGTCAGACCAACATG GATGAATATCTCAGAGAACTTGGCAAACAAAATCTATCTTCTGAATTTTTTCTAATACTCTCCACAAAGGCCTCTTTCAACATTTTTAACACAAAGCATGTGCAATACATTTTAGATCGTCTTTCTAGTGATGAAGCTGAAAATAAGCGCCTGAAGGATTATTCTGTACAACTTCTTTTG ACAATCATTGGTGCCTTTCCATCACTTCTTAGAGGTTCGGAGAAGCAGTTTCAGATTTTGTTATCAGAAAAGGTTATTCCTTTTAATGAAGAGCTGATTGAGATATTCACCAAAGAGGGCGCTCAGTTGTCTTTTAAACTCAG TGATATGTACACTCCCTTGGCGAAATTGTGTTTGGAGGCAACCCGTGCACAGTCTAAACTTGCTGTTTCTGCTATTGCTGCCTTAGCTGATATGTCTGAGCAGTTTGTTTTGTCAGAACTTTGCAAG ATGCTTGTGGATTCTTTATGCAATGGACAGAATGCTCCTACTGTTTTGCAGTCCTTAGGCTGTGTGGCTCAGCATTTTGTTTCAGCATTTGAAGCCCAAGAAAAATTGATTACACAGTACATTGTTGAGGAAATATTTCAACAAAATGAT GCTCTTGCTTCGAAGGATCATGTTCTATTTCATGAAACATCTGAAAGTTGCAGTTCCTGTAAGTTGAAG GTTTTTGGGCTTAAAACTCTTGTACGGAGCTTTTTACCACATAAACGTACCACTCCAAGTCGTTCAATATCTTTTTTGATGGACATCATTCATCGAATGTTACAAAAGGATGTATGTTCTGATTGTACCATCCCATG TAAATATGATGAGTCCCACATCCGATTAGCTGCAGCCAAGTCTGTCATTCGACTTTCAAGGAAATGGGAATTGCATATCTCTCCCCAGATTTTTCGCTTAACAGTATTAACATCCAAG GATAAATCTCCCTGGGTACGTGGATCATTTGTCAACAAACTACACAAGTTATTGAGGAATCAGTCGTTGCCCAGTAGATATGCATGTGCCTTTTCATTTGCTGCTGTGGATTCTCTAAAAGATCTGCGATATGAT GCTAGGAAATATTTGGAAGAATATATTCGGAACTGTTCTAAAGGAGATCAGATACACGAAACCATGAATATGAAAGAAGCAGCTAATGACCCTCTATACCTAGCTGTGTTTTTAATCCACATTCTAGCTCATGATACTGATTTTCCTGCTCCTGATTGTCAAGATGAAGATATTTATGCTAAGTTTCTGAG TCCTCTCTTCATCACCTTGCAGGCAGTAGTAAATGTAAATATAGTTCACAGCAACTCATGTCATTCCTCAAATGTTTCATCGTTTTTACGAagtatttttcatgcaatcaagAAGGCAGAGGATGCTGTTGATGGTCAGATGACCCCA AAACTTCATCTTTTATCAGATGTAGGAATTTCTATTTTGAATTCTCTAAATAACAATTACGCTCGCGGGCCACACACTACTGGACTAATTCTGCTTCCATCATCTCTCTATAAAAGTGGTCCAGCTAAGACAAGGGAG GCTAACATTTATCCTTCAAATGGTTATAGAGCCGATGCACATTTTATTAAGAAGTTGGTATCTAGCCTCAAAAATGAGGTCTTGAGG CTTGGCAGTGACGCACATCCTGGGCAACAGATACACAAGAATTCTGTATGGACGGAGTGTAAAATAAATGCTAAATCTGGAAATACCGATGATTTAAAgttgaataaaataaaatatcattttgatggACCGCACACTGGAAATAAGGAATTGTTTGAGACCTCGTATCAGGAGGTTGATGCAAGCCAAAAAGTGAACCAGATCTCCTCCCCTCGTGGATTTACTGGGTTGCATAACAAGTTCGCTGTAGAAAATGGAAATTTTAAAGATATTCAAAAAAATGTAGACGCAAAACTTTCATTCTCTTGTGGTTCAGAGGCATCAAGATCATTGTTAGCTCAAAAAGAGGCATATACGGGTAGTCAAAGTAAAGAAGATACTATTACTAGATGTAGCAGTGTTTGTGCCGAACCATCGAATTTATTGAGAGCAACTGATCACATGAATCATCGTAGCTCCAAG ATTATCAAATCCAGCAGGGACGCATTTGTTGTCAAGCATCTTAAAGTATGTCCTCCTTCTGAAATATG CTATCATTCTAGCATCATGGATGATCTTGATTCTATCAATGGCATAGACCAG CATTTGGATGATATCCCATCAAGTTCTTG TGATCACGGCAGCGATTTTTCCGCAAATGATCAAAGAATAAATCTTGGTGCATTTGGATACGAGTCCATAGAGGGAAGTTTGCCAAAAAACAGAGACTTCTGTATTGGACTTCCCCAGGCTG CAAAAAGAGAGAAAAGGTGTGAAGATGCGATGGACGTATCAACATCCGAAGTCATAAATAAGAGTAGCGATGCT ATTGTGCCCCGTAGGACGCGAAGGCGAAAGGATTGA
- the LOC142552919 gene encoding sister chromatid cohesion protein PDS5 homolog B isoform X2 codes for MANGAEEKDNKAREVITKIGKQLAASKTRPTKDSLVKLLKEATTTFPELKQSESLKSVVKPLSDSLIGHGLLHHKDKDVKLLVGICLCEIVRVIAPNPEFSDAVFRDIFILILSLFGELDDIASPYFSRRLKLLETVAKLQFFVLMLDTGCEDLVLKLFKTFFNVVREDHPQSLINSMSSIITSILEEKVKDTHSDPLNLEANITQSLVDVILQHLIKVGKGVASASFALAVSVLENCDGKLERYLCQFLTSCIFNRDAAGSVVKEFYHEIIFQMFQIAPQMLLSVIPNLTHELLTDQVDVRIKAVNLIRKLLSMPGNHIAREYRLVFIELLNRFSDKSAEVRLAAISCAKSLCLTNPSGSESLEVLSAIHGRLLDHDEKVRSEAVKVTCDLAKTNLNLVSSDLISGASERLRDKKISVRRTALQKLVELYQEYCTRCAAGITFLNEHIEQIPCKVLMLCFEKDCPEFRPQSLELVLADLFPTSLSTEERTKHWILMFSIFNPHHVKALKIILHQKRRLQDWLQDYLDLWCKTEVVALEGNGSENAERTLEALVLKMSACFCDPVEAKDYFKELTDKGTTIGFQQIFRKEVALDCQTNMDEYLRELGKQNLSSEFFLILSTKASFNIFNTKHVQYILDRLSSDEAENKRLKDYSVQLLLTIIGAFPSLLRGSEKQFQILLSEKVIPFNEELIEIFTKEGAQLSFKLSDMYTPLAKLCLEATRAQSKLAVSAIAALADMSEQFVLSELCKMLVDSLCNGQNAPTVLQSLGCVAQHFVSAFEAQEKLITQYIVEEIFQQNDALASKDHVLFHETSESCSSCKLKVFGLKTLVRSFLPHKRTTPSRSISFLMDIIHRMLQKDVCSDCTIPCKYDESHIRLAAAKSVIRLSRKWELHISPQIFRLTVLTSKDKSPWVRGSFVNKLHKLLRNQSLPSRYACAFSFAAVDSLKDLRYDARKYLEEYIRNCSKGDQIHETMNMKEAANDPLYLAVFLIHILAHDTDFPAPDCQDEDIYAKFLSPLFITLQAVVNVNIVHSNSCHSSNVSSFLRSIFHAIKKAEDAVDGQMTPKLHLLSDVGISILNSLNNNYARGPHTTGLILLPSSLYKSGPAKTREANIYPSNGYRADAHFIKKLVSSLKNEVLRLGSDAHPGQQIHKNSVWTECKINAKSGNTDDLKLNKIKYHFDGPHTGNKELFETSYQEVDASQKVNQISSPRGFTGLHNKFAVENGNFKDIQKNVDAKLSFSCGSEASRSLLAQKEAYTGSQSKEDTITRCSSVCAEPSNLLRATDHMNHRSSKIIKSSRDAFVVKHLKVCPPSEICYHSSIMDDLDSINGIDQ; via the exons ATGGCGAACGGAGCCGAGGAGAAGGACAACAAGGCGCGTGAGGTGATAACAAAGATAGGCAAACAACTCGCGGCCTCGAAGACCCGCCCCACCAAAGATTCCCTTGTCAAATTACTCAAA GAAGCTACAACTACCTTCCCGGAATTAAAACAGTCAGAATCACTAAAATCGGTAGTTAAGCCATTGAGTGATTCTCTCATTGGGCATGGCCTACTCCACCACAAGGATAAAGATGTTAAGCTGCTGGTTGGCATCTGTCTATGTGAAATTGTAAGGGTAATTGCGCCAAATCCTGAATTTAGCGATGCAGTTTTTAGG GACATATTTATACTTATTTTAAGTTTGTTCGGCGAGCTTGACGATATTGCAAGCCCATATTTCTCTAGGAGGTTGAAATTACTAGAGACAGTTGCTAAATTGCAGTTTTTTGTGCTGATGCTAGACACTGGATGTGAAGATTtagttttgaaattgttcaaaacttTCTTCAATGTTGTGAG ggAAGATCATCCTCAAAGTTTGATCAATTCAATGTCATCTATCATTACAAGCATATTGGAGGAGAAAGTAAAGGACACACATTCAGATCCTCTTAATCTTGAAGCAAATATAACTCAGTCACTCGTAGATGTGATTTTGCAGCATCTCATTAAAGTGGGAAAG GGTGTAGCTTCTGCTTCATTTGCACTGGCTGTTTCTGTTTTGGAAAATTGTGACGGAAAGCTGGAGCGTTATTTATGCCAGTTCCTAACTTCATGTATATTCAATAGAGATGCAGCTGGGAGTGTTGTTAAAGAATTTTACCatgaaattatatttcaaatgtTCCAAATTGCTCCTCAAATGCTTCTGTCTGTCATACCTAATTTGACCCATGAATTACTG ACCGATCAAGTTGATGTCAGAATCAAAGCTGTTAATTTAATTAGAAAGCTCTTATCAATGCCTGGGAACCACATTGCGAGGGAATATCGCCTTGTTTTCATTGAGCTTTTGAATAGATTCTCTGACAAATCAGCCGAAGTGAGACTTGCAGCTATTTCATGTGCAAAATCCCTTTGCCTGACCAATCCATCAGGGAGTGAATCTCTTGAAGTTCTCT CTGCTATTCATGGTCGACTGCTAGATCATGACGAGAAAGTGAGATCAGAAGCAGTAAAAGTGACGTGTGATCTAGCGAAGACTAACCTAAATTTGGTGTCCTCGGATTTAATATCTGGAGCATCTGAAAGACTTCGAGATAAGAAG ATATCAGTTAGAAGGACCGCATTGCAGAAGTTGGTAGAACTATATCAGGAGTACTGCACAAGGTGTGCAGCAGGGATCACTTTTCTCAATGAACACATTGAACAAATTCCTTGCAAAGTTTTAATGCTTTGTTTTGAAAAAGATTGTCCGGAGTTTAG GCCTCAAAGCCTTGAACTAGTCCTAGCAGATCTGTTTCCTACTTCCCTTTCAACCGAGGAAAGGACAAAGCATTGGATATTAATGTTCTCAATCTTCAATCCTCATCATGTTAAAGCATTGAAAATCATTCTACACCAAAAAAGAAG GTTACAAGATTGGCTGCAGGATTACCTGGATTTGTGGTGTAAAACAGAG GTTGTCGCGTTGGAGGGTAATGGTTCTGAGAATGCAGAAAGAACACTTGAGGCATTGGTTTTGAAAATGTCTGCGTGCTTCTGTGATCCTGTCGAAGCAAAAGATTACTTTAAGGAATTGACTGACAAAGGAACAACCATTGGGTTCCAGCAGATATTTAGAAAAGAAGTTGCTCTTGATTGTCAGACCAACATG GATGAATATCTCAGAGAACTTGGCAAACAAAATCTATCTTCTGAATTTTTTCTAATACTCTCCACAAAGGCCTCTTTCAACATTTTTAACACAAAGCATGTGCAATACATTTTAGATCGTCTTTCTAGTGATGAAGCTGAAAATAAGCGCCTGAAGGATTATTCTGTACAACTTCTTTTG ACAATCATTGGTGCCTTTCCATCACTTCTTAGAGGTTCGGAGAAGCAGTTTCAGATTTTGTTATCAGAAAAGGTTATTCCTTTTAATGAAGAGCTGATTGAGATATTCACCAAAGAGGGCGCTCAGTTGTCTTTTAAACTCAG TGATATGTACACTCCCTTGGCGAAATTGTGTTTGGAGGCAACCCGTGCACAGTCTAAACTTGCTGTTTCTGCTATTGCTGCCTTAGCTGATATGTCTGAGCAGTTTGTTTTGTCAGAACTTTGCAAG ATGCTTGTGGATTCTTTATGCAATGGACAGAATGCTCCTACTGTTTTGCAGTCCTTAGGCTGTGTGGCTCAGCATTTTGTTTCAGCATTTGAAGCCCAAGAAAAATTGATTACACAGTACATTGTTGAGGAAATATTTCAACAAAATGAT GCTCTTGCTTCGAAGGATCATGTTCTATTTCATGAAACATCTGAAAGTTGCAGTTCCTGTAAGTTGAAG GTTTTTGGGCTTAAAACTCTTGTACGGAGCTTTTTACCACATAAACGTACCACTCCAAGTCGTTCAATATCTTTTTTGATGGACATCATTCATCGAATGTTACAAAAGGATGTATGTTCTGATTGTACCATCCCATG TAAATATGATGAGTCCCACATCCGATTAGCTGCAGCCAAGTCTGTCATTCGACTTTCAAGGAAATGGGAATTGCATATCTCTCCCCAGATTTTTCGCTTAACAGTATTAACATCCAAG GATAAATCTCCCTGGGTACGTGGATCATTTGTCAACAAACTACACAAGTTATTGAGGAATCAGTCGTTGCCCAGTAGATATGCATGTGCCTTTTCATTTGCTGCTGTGGATTCTCTAAAAGATCTGCGATATGAT GCTAGGAAATATTTGGAAGAATATATTCGGAACTGTTCTAAAGGAGATCAGATACACGAAACCATGAATATGAAAGAAGCAGCTAATGACCCTCTATACCTAGCTGTGTTTTTAATCCACATTCTAGCTCATGATACTGATTTTCCTGCTCCTGATTGTCAAGATGAAGATATTTATGCTAAGTTTCTGAG TCCTCTCTTCATCACCTTGCAGGCAGTAGTAAATGTAAATATAGTTCACAGCAACTCATGTCATTCCTCAAATGTTTCATCGTTTTTACGAagtatttttcatgcaatcaagAAGGCAGAGGATGCTGTTGATGGTCAGATGACCCCA AAACTTCATCTTTTATCAGATGTAGGAATTTCTATTTTGAATTCTCTAAATAACAATTACGCTCGCGGGCCACACACTACTGGACTAATTCTGCTTCCATCATCTCTCTATAAAAGTGGTCCAGCTAAGACAAGGGAG GCTAACATTTATCCTTCAAATGGTTATAGAGCCGATGCACATTTTATTAAGAAGTTGGTATCTAGCCTCAAAAATGAGGTCTTGAGG CTTGGCAGTGACGCACATCCTGGGCAACAGATACACAAGAATTCTGTATGGACGGAGTGTAAAATAAATGCTAAATCTGGAAATACCGATGATTTAAAgttgaataaaataaaatatcattttgatggACCGCACACTGGAAATAAGGAATTGTTTGAGACCTCGTATCAGGAGGTTGATGCAAGCCAAAAAGTGAACCAGATCTCCTCCCCTCGTGGATTTACTGGGTTGCATAACAAGTTCGCTGTAGAAAATGGAAATTTTAAAGATATTCAAAAAAATGTAGACGCAAAACTTTCATTCTCTTGTGGTTCAGAGGCATCAAGATCATTGTTAGCTCAAAAAGAGGCATATACGGGTAGTCAAAGTAAAGAAGATACTATTACTAGATGTAGCAGTGTTTGTGCCGAACCATCGAATTTATTGAGAGCAACTGATCACATGAATCATCGTAGCTCCAAG ATTATCAAATCCAGCAGGGACGCATTTGTTGTCAAGCATCTTAAAGTATGTCCTCCTTCTGAAATATG CTATCATTCTAGCATCATGGATGATCTTGATTCTATCAATGGCATAGACCAG TGA